In one Achromobacter spanius genomic region, the following are encoded:
- a CDS encoding lysozyme has product MWTIGYGDTENVLPGMVITRQEAEDRLERRLARDFEPGVRAAVAVGMRQEQFDAMVCLAYNIGVGAFTGSTLVKLFNAGDIALAADQFPRWDKAGGKSLKGLRRRRAAERALFLGANAAYAIAAGDKTP; this is encoded by the coding sequence GTGTGGACCATCGGCTACGGAGATACCGAGAACGTATTGCCCGGAATGGTCATCACGCGGCAGGAGGCGGAAGACCGCCTAGAGCGCCGACTTGCTCGGGACTTCGAGCCAGGGGTGCGGGCAGCGGTCGCCGTGGGCATGCGTCAGGAGCAGTTCGACGCGATGGTGTGCCTCGCCTACAACATCGGGGTAGGGGCGTTCACCGGATCCACGCTGGTCAAATTGTTCAACGCCGGGGATATCGCCCTGGCCGCTGACCAGTTCCCACGCTGGGATAAGGCGGGCGGAAAGTCGCTCAAGGGCCTGCGCCGCCGACGTGCTGCCGAACGTGCGTTGTTCCTGGGGGCCAATGCTGCCTATGCCATCGCGGCGGGAGACAAGACGCCATGA
- a CDS encoding helix-turn-helix transcriptional regulator: MAHAAQQQATAAAPKLLYRIADVSHAVGLSKGEIYKRIRAGTFPKGTPISRQIVVWNPDDVRRWAEKQFVPSDVPQEDKQTT; this comes from the coding sequence ATGGCACACGCAGCCCAACAACAGGCGACGGCCGCGGCGCCGAAGCTGCTATATCGCATCGCCGACGTGTCGCACGCGGTCGGCCTGTCCAAGGGGGAGATTTACAAGCGAATCAGGGCCGGCACCTTCCCAAAGGGCACACCCATCAGCCGACAGATCGTGGTCTGGAACCCTGACGATGTCCGGCGATGGGCCGAAAAACAGTTTGTACCCTCAGATGTACCCCAAGAGGACAAACAAACCACCTGA
- a CDS encoding glycoside hydrolase family 24 protein, producing the protein MATVEELAGYLSNPNVQKVLRTIGQAEGTVGEKIADPYRIAFGGGTFDSLDAHPNTMASFTQTDGKRNKTSAAGAYQFLKPTWDDVSSKLGLKDFSPRSQDIAALELINRAGALQDVLNGDTASAFGKLGSTWASLPSSPYAQPKRSQGFIEQALNAVIPTAEAAPVPKIDPSKVQWDEPATKSADPAIDVSKVQWDEPAATAAEGGSPRAPEPGRTGVLGAIEDLGAGVRKMGQGIAQGFGDVPAGLGQSSMHQGQQILGAIDQLAGTNLSASAQPNVAARDAEVAQREADYQAATPGSAAAGVGRLAGNLAFAMAGGPSALAAPMTTGAQLGARALPMAPRLGAALGTGAGSGLVGAGYGATAPVPVGDYDEQSARNAVAGGVLGAVTPALGQAVGSAGRYIGRNVKAAVAPFSESGRQRIAENILARMAQGGPQKGRVGQFVEGVEPTMAEITGNPKIANLQRTIRDLEPTPFVAREEANQLARQDAMSAIRGSADDLASAKIARSAAAADDYLNTHVGIPVANTEYAALKRTPAFQSAFAEAERMAKNSGGSVETKVINRTNANRGGQIGTPDTYVSGVGLQRIKMALDDQINTAMRAGKNGEAANVLQVKGRLVDMMDREIPGYAEARQAYSAASRDIDQMSYLQGLNLTDAQGDITLARVQNALRNLEKAQQKPGMNEAKSVTAEKIAALTDIRDDLLRQAQAQKGRSLGTNTAQNLAMQNLLSTMLPGKTGDVVGAIGPGAIAGGGLGLALGGPAGGAAGAVVGNRLEAAANALMRSGNEDIQNRLARLLLNEGGSGLSALERAASPARPLPGMSGLNRLLYPSISVGGSLGMSVKTPTNSR; encoded by the coding sequence ATGGCAACCGTTGAAGAACTCGCGGGGTACCTGTCTAACCCAAATGTGCAGAAGGTCCTGCGCACGATTGGCCAGGCGGAAGGCACGGTAGGGGAGAAGATCGCCGACCCGTACCGCATCGCCTTTGGCGGGGGCACGTTTGATTCATTGGATGCCCACCCCAATACGATGGCCTCGTTCACGCAGACCGATGGCAAGAGGAACAAGACGAGCGCGGCCGGCGCGTACCAGTTCCTCAAGCCGACTTGGGACGATGTGTCCAGCAAGCTAGGGTTGAAGGATTTCAGCCCACGCAGCCAGGATATCGCCGCGCTGGAATTGATCAATCGCGCGGGTGCGTTGCAGGATGTCTTGAACGGAGACACAGCGTCCGCTTTCGGAAAGCTTGGGTCCACTTGGGCCAGTTTGCCGTCGTCCCCCTACGCCCAACCGAAGCGCTCGCAAGGCTTCATTGAGCAAGCCCTGAATGCTGTGATTCCCACTGCGGAGGCCGCGCCAGTGCCCAAGATTGACCCGAGCAAAGTGCAATGGGATGAGCCTGCTACGAAATCAGCCGATCCGGCGATTGACGTTTCGAAAGTCCAGTGGGATGAGCCGGCCGCTACCGCAGCCGAGGGTGGCTCTCCACGCGCTCCAGAGCCGGGGCGCACCGGTGTACTGGGCGCTATTGAGGATCTCGGGGCCGGCGTCCGCAAGATGGGCCAGGGCATCGCGCAGGGGTTCGGCGACGTACCGGCTGGCCTCGGGCAATCCTCTATGCACCAGGGGCAGCAGATTCTGGGAGCTATCGACCAGTTGGCTGGTACGAACCTGTCTGCGAGCGCACAACCGAATGTGGCCGCGCGTGACGCAGAAGTCGCGCAGCGTGAGGCAGACTACCAAGCAGCTACACCAGGGTCTGCGGCGGCTGGCGTGGGGCGCCTGGCGGGGAATCTGGCCTTTGCCATGGCGGGCGGACCTTCTGCCTTGGCCGCTCCTATGACGACCGGCGCTCAACTCGGTGCGCGTGCATTGCCGATGGCACCCCGCCTGGGCGCGGCGCTAGGCACTGGCGCTGGTAGTGGGCTGGTCGGGGCCGGGTATGGTGCGACGGCCCCGGTGCCGGTTGGCGACTACGACGAGCAGTCGGCCCGGAACGCTGTGGCCGGAGGGGTTCTTGGCGCGGTGACCCCGGCGCTTGGTCAAGCAGTTGGGTCGGCAGGGCGCTACATCGGGCGCAATGTAAAAGCCGCCGTAGCACCGTTTTCTGAGTCAGGCCGGCAACGCATCGCCGAAAATATCTTGGCGCGGATGGCGCAGGGCGGCCCTCAGAAAGGGAGGGTAGGCCAGTTCGTGGAAGGTGTGGAGCCTACCATGGCGGAAATCACCGGCAACCCGAAGATTGCGAACCTACAACGCACTATCCGCGACTTGGAGCCGACGCCATTTGTCGCACGGGAGGAAGCCAATCAGCTTGCTCGCCAGGACGCTATGAGCGCGATCCGTGGCAGCGCCGATGATCTGGCATCGGCCAAGATCGCCCGCTCAGCGGCTGCGGCAGACGACTATCTGAACACGCACGTCGGTATCCCGGTCGCGAATACGGAATACGCCGCGCTCAAGCGCACGCCGGCCTTCCAGAGCGCTTTCGCAGAAGCTGAGCGGATGGCCAAGAACTCTGGCGGCTCGGTGGAAACCAAGGTGATCAACCGCACGAATGCAAATCGCGGCGGCCAAATTGGCACCCCGGATACCTATGTTTCCGGCGTCGGTTTGCAGCGCATCAAGATGGCTCTTGATGACCAGATCAACACCGCGATGCGGGCTGGGAAAAACGGCGAGGCCGCCAACGTCCTGCAAGTGAAGGGACGGCTGGTCGACATGATGGACCGCGAAATCCCTGGCTATGCCGAGGCGCGGCAAGCCTATTCGGCTGCGTCCCGAGATATTGACCAGATGTCGTATCTACAAGGGCTTAACCTGACGGATGCCCAAGGGGATATCACGCTGGCTCGCGTTCAGAACGCGCTGCGTAATCTGGAGAAGGCCCAACAGAAGCCTGGCATGAACGAGGCGAAATCGGTCACGGCAGAGAAGATTGCTGCGCTGACCGATATCCGCGACGACCTGCTGCGGCAGGCGCAGGCGCAAAAAGGGCGATCCTTGGGGACCAACACCGCTCAGAACTTGGCGATGCAGAACCTGCTATCAACCATGCTTCCTGGGAAAACGGGGGACGTGGTTGGCGCGATTGGCCCGGGTGCTATTGCTGGCGGTGGGCTGGGGCTTGCGCTTGGCGGCCCGGCAGGCGGTGCGGCTGGGGCCGTGGTTGGAAACAGGCTTGAGGCCGCTGCGAATGCCTTGATGCGCTCCGGCAATGAGGATATCCAGAACCGACTGGCTCGCTTGTTGCTGAATGAGGGTGGCTCAGGGCTTTCTGCTCTCGAGCGTGCAGCCAGTCCGGCGCGACCACTCCCTGGTATGAGCGGACTGAATCGGCTCCTCTACCCATCCATCAGTGTCGGTGGGTCTTTGGGGATGAGCGTCAAAACTCCGACCAACTCCCGGTGA
- a CDS encoding aspartyl/asparaginyl beta-hydroxylase domain-containing protein: MNPLMLAIRRQPHLWHEDTFLRKYPQGPFGQTETIMIRFPEKEEGLTEEQIEAYKANQLAGYDQYEAVNYPALAALPEARKLVFDLMARVQGERLGRVMINKVCAGGRIFPHADTPEQTRYYTRFHIVLHGLPGAILRCGEGDAAEQINMNTGDCFWFNNALTHEVVNNSADDRVSMVVDIRLPRTKE, encoded by the coding sequence GTGAACCCGTTGATGCTGGCTATCCGCCGTCAGCCGCACCTGTGGCATGAAGACACGTTCTTGCGAAAGTATCCGCAGGGGCCGTTTGGGCAGACGGAAACCATCATGATCCGCTTCCCTGAGAAGGAGGAAGGCCTCACGGAAGAGCAGATCGAGGCCTACAAGGCGAATCAGCTTGCGGGGTATGACCAGTACGAGGCGGTGAATTATCCCGCCTTGGCGGCCCTGCCAGAGGCTCGCAAGCTGGTGTTTGACCTGATGGCCCGGGTTCAGGGTGAGCGCCTGGGCCGCGTGATGATCAACAAGGTTTGTGCGGGCGGTCGCATCTTCCCGCACGCCGACACCCCGGAACAGACGCGGTATTACACGCGGTTCCACATTGTGCTGCACGGCCTGCCGGGTGCCATCCTGCGCTGCGGTGAAGGTGACGCCGCCGAACAGATCAACATGAATACGGGCGACTGCTTCTGGTTCAACAACGCGCTGACCCATGAAGTGGTGAACAACAGCGCCGACGACCGCGTTTCTATGGTTGTCGACATTCGTCTGCCGCGCACGAAGGAATAG
- a CDS encoding GNAT family N-acetyltransferase — MLTAQVESLTARLEELKPLFPLHWEELALNKDKVPLGPQYDIYLQRDARGEVTFVTLRDAGELVGYFVGFVAPGLHYRSCLTCHMDIMYLRKDKRGGRGGLILLNAVKAELKRRGVQRWFVGTKAHMDIGSLFKRMGFEHVETTYSAWIGD, encoded by the coding sequence ATGCTGACCGCCCAAGTAGAAAGCCTGACCGCGCGCCTGGAAGAACTCAAGCCGCTGTTCCCCCTGCATTGGGAAGAACTGGCGTTGAACAAGGACAAGGTGCCGCTGGGCCCGCAGTACGACATTTACCTGCAACGTGATGCGCGCGGCGAAGTCACGTTTGTGACGCTGCGCGATGCGGGAGAATTGGTCGGCTACTTCGTGGGCTTCGTGGCACCCGGCCTGCATTACCGCTCCTGCCTGACCTGCCACATGGACATCATGTATCTGCGCAAGGACAAGCGCGGCGGGCGCGGCGGGCTGATCTTGCTGAACGCGGTCAAGGCGGAATTGAAGCGGCGCGGCGTGCAGCGCTGGTTTGTGGGCACCAAAGCCCACATGGATATTGGCTCCCTGTTCAAACGGATGGGGTTCGAACACGTAGAAACCACGTACAGCGCGTGGATCGGGGACTGA
- a CDS encoding SGNH/GDSL hydrolase family protein, with protein MRTLLLFLLALFAIPAGAASLLCFGDSQTQARPPLVVSDTYCHKMAQATGRTAINAGVGGNTSTMGLARLQTDVLSTSAECVAVMFGANDAFIESAPTYNYSSYWTEPKPGRVSLATYRDNITSMVTQIQAEGKAVTLITPWAFWSTEYLQQFPFYVNVVKQVGKEMGVPVLDAYAIQLNLWWASQPWLTPASGAPSFWALEQDYQHPSALGHTKIAELCTKPENSASCACTAQ; from the coding sequence ATGCGAACACTCTTACTGTTTCTTCTGGCCCTCTTTGCCATCCCGGCTGGGGCCGCGTCCCTGTTGTGCTTCGGAGACAGCCAGACACAGGCACGGCCGCCGCTGGTGGTGTCTGACACGTACTGCCACAAGATGGCCCAAGCCACCGGACGCACTGCGATTAATGCCGGCGTGGGGGGCAACACTTCCACGATGGGCTTGGCGCGTTTGCAAACCGACGTGCTTTCCACATCGGCCGAATGCGTGGCAGTGATGTTCGGGGCGAATGACGCATTCATTGAATCTGCGCCGACCTACAACTATTCCAGCTACTGGACTGAGCCCAAGCCCGGCCGGGTTTCGCTGGCGACCTACCGCGATAACATCACCAGCATGGTGACCCAGATCCAAGCGGAGGGAAAGGCGGTAACGCTGATCACGCCCTGGGCGTTCTGGTCCACCGAATACTTGCAGCAGTTTCCGTTCTACGTGAACGTGGTGAAACAGGTGGGTAAGGAGATGGGCGTCCCGGTTTTGGATGCCTATGCGATTCAGCTGAATCTTTGGTGGGCCAGCCAGCCGTGGCTAACCCCGGCCAGCGGCGCGCCGTCGTTTTGGGCGCTGGAACAGGATTACCAACACCCTAGCGCTCTCGGGCACACAAAGATCGCAGAGCTATGTACGAAGCCAGAAAATTCCGCGTCCTGTGCCTGCACCGCTCAATAA